One segment of Primulina huaijiensis isolate GDHJ02 unplaced genomic scaffold, ASM1229523v2 scaffold25443, whole genome shotgun sequence DNA contains the following:
- the LOC140967579 gene encoding uncharacterized protein, which translates to MNKGESEQRGVTLDDLKNKMANFAKERDWDQFHSPRNLLLALVGEVGELSEIFQWKGEVPRGLPDWQEKEKQHLGEELSDVLLYLVRLSDICGIDLGKAALRKLELNELKYPIQISKGSSQKHNQIHCTNENQDLVASNHHHHDGGV; encoded by the exons ATGAACAAGGGAGAATCGGAGCAACGGGGGGTGACCCTCGATGATCTGAAGAACAAGATGGCGAATTTCGCCAAAGAAAGAGATTGGGATCAGTTTCATAGCCCAAGAAATCTGCTTCTGGCCCTG GTGGgggaagtgggagaattgtcTGAGATATTTCAGTGGAAAGGTGAGGTCCCAAGAGGGCTGCCAGATTGGCAAGAAAAAGAGAAGCAACATTTGGGTGAGGAGCTTTCTGATGTTTTGCTCTATCTTGTTAGATTATCAGATATTTGTGGCATTGATCTTGGTAAAGCTGCACTCAGAAAGTTGGAACTAAATGAATTGAAGTACCCAATTCAAATCTCCAAAGGATCTTCCCAAAAACACAACCAAATTCATTGCACTAATGAGAATCAAGATCTTGTTGCATCTAATCATCATCACCATGATGGTGGTGTTTGA
- the LOC140967578 gene encoding probable transcription factor PosF21: MDKEKSHHSSECLLPPSGRYSAFSPSGSLYNVKSEVPGSSKLPPFGPDGHFGHGALSDSSRFSHDISRMLDNPPKKLGHRRAHSEILTLPDDISFDSDLGVVDGFGGPSFSDDTEEDLLSIYLGMDNFNSPSVTSEYQVGEASASIVTESHVRLALALSGSMSADIMATGLNDKPRIRHQHSQSMDGSATIKSEMLMSGLEDLTSAESKKALSAAKLAELALIDPKRAKRIWANRQSAARSKERKMRYIGELEREVQTLQTEATSLSAQLTLLQRDTNGLTAENGELKLRLQTSEQQVHLQDALNDALKEEIQHLKMLTGQTILNGGAKMNIPASYGANQQYYPNNHVANTLLTAQQLQQLQIQQGQKQPHLTQQVQPSMQHEQQQLRNSAPSSLYKFLAPNALSKD; this comes from the exons atggaTAAGGAAAAGTCTCACCACAGTAGTGAATGCTTACTACCACCTTCGGGGAGGTACTCTGCTTTTTCACCATCTGGTAGTCTTTATAATGTGAAGTCAGAGGTCCCAGGATCTTCAAAGTTACCTCCTTTTGGACCAGATGGTCATTTTGGTCACGGGGCACTAAGTGATTCTAGCCGTTTTAGTCATGATATAAGCCGGATGCTTGACAACCCACCTAAGAAATTGGGGCACCGACGGGCTCACTCAGAGATTCTCACCCTCCCAGATGATATAAGCTTTGATAGTGATCTTGGGGTCGTGGATGGATTTGGTGGACCATCTTTTTCTGATGATACGGAGGAGGACCTGCTTTCCATATATCTCGGTATGGATAATTTCAATTCACCTTCGGTGACTTCTGAATACCAAGTTGGTGAAGCTTCTGCATCTATAGTAACCGAGTCACATGTTCGTCTTGCTCTGGCATTATCAGGCAGCATGTCAGCCGATATCATGGCTACTGGTTTAAATGATAAGCCAAGAATTAGGCATCAGCATAGCCAGTCCATGGATGGATCGGCTACTATCAAATCTGAGATGTTAATGTCCGGTTTGGAAGATCTAACTTCAGCTGAATCCAAAAAAGCACTGTCTGCTGCTAAGCTTGCTGAACTTGCTCTTATCGACCCAAAGCGTGCTAAgag GATTTGGGCAAATAGGCAGTCTGCGGCAAGGTCAAAGGAACGGAAAATGAGGTATATAGGCGAGCTTGAAAGGGAAGTCCAGACCTTGCAAACAGAAGCAACTTCCTTGTCTGCACAGTTGACCTTGTTGCAG AGAGATACAAATGGTCTTACCGCTGAGAACGGTGAACTCAAACTTCGGTTGCAAACATCAGAACAACAAGTACACTTGCAAGATG CTTTGAATGATGCACTGAAGGAAGAGATCCAGCATCTGAAAATGCTGACAGGTCAAACAATTTTAAACGGTGGAGCTAAAATGAATATTCCCGCGTCCTATGGCGCAAACCAGCAATATTACCCCAACAATCATGTGGCAAACACGTTGTTAACAGCTCAACAATTGCAGCAGCTCCAGATACAACAGGGTCAGAAACAGCCACACCTGACTCAGCAGGTGCAACCCTCGATGCAGCATGAACAGCAGCAGCTGAGAAATTCTGCACCATCTTCTCTGTATAAGTTCCTTGCTCCCAATGCGTTGTCAAAGGATTAG